AACTCGAGCGTGACGTTGCACCGCTCGGCCACGGCCAGGGTGTTGCGGCAGGCCTCGGGCAACTCGGCGAACACCCGGGCCATTTCCTCGGCCGACTTCACGTAGAACTCCTCGGTGGAGAACCGCCACCGGCGCGGATCGAGCAGGGTGGATCCGGTCTGGATACACAGCAACGCTTCGTGGGCCCGGGCGTGGCCGGCTTCCAGGTAATGGGAGTCGTTGGTGCCCACGATGGGAGCGCCGAGGGCGCGCGCGATGGTGAGCGTCTCGGCCGTCACGCGCCGCTGTTCCTCCAGGCCGTGAGCCTGAACCTCCATGAAGTAGTGGTCCTTGCCGAAGACCTCGCGGTACCACCCGGCCGCGACCGCCGCCTTGTCGACGTCGCCGGCGCTGATCAGGCGCGACACCTCGGAGTTCAGGCACCCTGAGAGCACCAGCAGCCCGTCGGCGTGAGCCGCCAGGAGCTCCTTGTCGACCCGTGGCTTGTAGTAGAAGCCCTCGAGGTACGCCTTGGAGACCAGCTTGATCAGGTTCTTGTACCCGGTCAGGTTTCGGGCCAGGACGGTCAGGTGGTTGGCACCCTCGTAGCCGCCGTCTTGAGAGCCTCGCTCCCGCCGGTGGCCGGGGGCCACGTAGAGCTCGCAGCCCAGGATGGGCTTGAGCCCGGCCTTCTGCGCGGCCAGGTAGAAATCGACCGCGCCGAAGAGATTGCCGTGATCGGTCAGGGCCAGGGCGGGGAACCGGAGCTCCCTGGCCTTGGCCACCAGCTTCTCGAGCTGGGCGGCCCCGTCGAGCAGGCTGTACTCGGAGTGGACGTGGAGGTGGACGAATTCGGCGTGGTTCATTTATCTGGAGGGGGCCTCGGCGGCCCCCTCCAGGGCCTCCCCCGAGGATTGCGCCGGCCAAGCCGGCGCTCGAACGCGCCCGGTCCTCATCCTTTCACTCCCATTCAATCGTCGAGGGGGGTTTCGAGGAGATGTCGAACACGACCCGGTTCACGCCCTTGACCTCGTTGGTGATGCGGCTGGAGATGCGTCCGAGGAGGTCGTAGGGCAGCCGAGCCCAGTCGGCCGTCATCGCGTCCTGGCTCATCACGGCGCGCAGGGCGATCACCTGGGCGTAGGTCCGAAAATCGCCCATCACGCCGACCGTCCGAACGGGCAGCAGGACCGCGAAGGCCTGCCAGAGCTCCCGCTCCAGCCCGGCCCGCCGCACCTCCTCCTGCACGATGGCGTCGGCCTCCCGCAGCAGCGCCAGGCGCTCCGGCGTGACGTCACCCAGTAGCCGGATGGCCAGCCCGGGGCCGGGGAACGGCTGCCGCCACACGATCTCCGCCGGCAGGCCCAGGAGCTCGCCCACCCGCCGAACCTCGTCCTTGAACAGCTCGCGCAGCGGCTCCAGCAAACGGAACTGCATCCGGGTGGGCAGGCCGCCGACGTTGTGGTGCGTCTTGATCGTGGCCGACGGCCCCTTGAACGAGACCGACTCGATGACGTCGGGATACAGCGTCCCCTGGGCCAGCCAGGGGATGTGGCCGAGCCGGCGGGCTTCGTCCTCGAAGACCGCGATGAACTCGGCCCCGATCCGCTTGCGCTTGATCTCAGGGTCGCTCACGCCTCGCAACACGTCCAGGAAGCGTTGAGCGGCGTCGACGTGCACGAGCGGGATCTTGAAGGTGTCGCGAAACGTGTGCACGACCGCACTGGCCTCGCCTTTGCGGAGCAGGCCATTGTCGACGAACATGCAGGTCAGCTGCTCACCGACCGCCCGGTGAACGAGCACGGCGACGACCGCCGAATCGACCCCGCCGCTGAGCGCGCACAGCACGCGGTCCTGCCCGACCTTGCCGCGGATGTCCTCCACCGCGCTGTCGATGAACGAGGCCATGGACCACGCGCGTTTAACCCCACAGACCTCGAGGAAGTTCTCAAGGATCTTCCGACCCTGGGGGGTATGGGCGACCTCGGGGTGGAACTGCACGGCGTAGAGACTGCGCTCCTCGTCGGCCATGGCCGCCACCGGACAGTTGGCGGTCGCCCCCAGCGGGCTGAACCCCTTCGGCGGCTTGAGCACGGTGTCTCCGTGGCTCATCCATACGCTCAGGCGGCCGTCCCGCTCCGGCTCGACGCCCTCCAGCAGCCGACTGCGGCCGGTGAGCCGGACCTCGGCCGCCCCGTACTCACGGCGCTCCGCGGGCACCACGTGGCCGCCGAGCAGGTAGCCCATGGCCTGCATGCCGTAGCAGATCCCCAGGACCGGTACGCCGAGATCGAACAGACCGCGTTCGGGCAGCGGGGCCCCCTCCTCGTAGACGCTGGAGGGCCCGCCAGACAGGATCAGCCCGCGATAGCCGGCGGCCCGGATCTCCGCCAGCGGCTGGCTACAGGGCACGACCTCCGAGTACACCCCGAGCTCACGGATCCGGCGCGCGATGAGCTGCGAGTACTGCGCGCCGAAATCGAGGACCGCGATCTTGTCCCCCGTCTCCACGGCTGGCTCCCCGACGGGGTTACCGCGCGCGTCCGACTTTCTGGGCTTGCTGAAAGACCTTGCCTTCGGTCTTGATCGCCGGCGCGATGATCAACTCGGTCTGCTGCAGCTCGCGGATGTTCCGGGCTCCCACCGAGCCCATGCACGTGCGGATCGCCCCCACCAGGTTCAGCGTGCCGTCCTCCGTGAAGGCCGGTCCGAACAGGATCTGCTCGAGCGGGCCGGCCACGCCCACGCGGATGCGGGTCCCGCGAGGGAGGTTCAGGTGCGGCGTGGCCATGCCCCAGTGATAGCCACGACCCGGCGCTTCCACGGCCCGCGCGAAGGCCGAGCCGATCATCACCGCGTCGGCGCCCGCCGCGAAGGCCTTGCACACGTCGCCGCCAGTGGTCATGCCCCCGTCGGTGAAGATGGGGACGTAGCGACCCGTCTGCTTGTAATGGAAGTCCCGGGCGGCCGCCGAGTCGGCGGTGGCCGTGACCTGCGGCACCCCGAGCCCGAGCACCTCTCGACTCGTGCAGGCGGCACCCGGACCTACGCCGATGAGCAGCGCGTCCGCGCCGCACTCCATGAGCTCCAGGCAGGCCTCGTAGGTCACGCAGTTGCCGATGACGAGCGGGATCGCCAGCTGACGCTTGAGCTGCCGGAAGTCGACGGGCGTGTACTCGGTGGCGAAATGCCGCGCGGTGGTGACCGTGGACTGCACGACGAAGATATCGGCGCCCGCTTCCTGGGCGATCTGGGCGAAGCGCTCGGCCCGTTGCGGGATCGAGGAAACGGCGACCGCGCTACCGCCTTTCTTGATCTCCTGGATGCGGCGGTGGATCAGCTCGTCCTTGATGGGCTCACTGTAGATCGACTGGATGATCCGGGTGGCTTCCTCCTGGCTGGCCGAGACGATCCTCGCGATGACGTCCTCCGGGTTGTCGTAGCGCGAGAAGATCCCCTCGAGGTTGAGGACGGCCAGACCTCCTAGCCGCCCCATCTCGATCGCCAGCTCGGGCCCGACGACGCCGTCCATCGCGGCGGCGATGATCGGCAGCTCGAAGCGACGGCCGCAGAGCTCCCAGGAAATGTCGACCTCGTTCGGGTTCACCGTGAGCGTCCCCGGCACAAGCGCGATGTCGTCGAACCCGTAGGCCACCCGCGCCTTGCGCCCCCGGCCGACCCACATCCCCATCCGACTCCCCCCTTCGTCCCTGAGTGAGAGATCCGCCCCGACGCCCCGTATATAGGGATCGCCGGGCTGCCCTATACAAGATTTGGTGCAGTATAGCGACCACCCTGCAGGGTGTCAATGAACCCCCCCTGCCCTCTCCCAGAGCAGGCGCAGGCCCTCGAGCTTGAGGTCGGCGTTGACGTGCTGGATCGACCGGCTGACGCCCGAGATCAGGGAGACCAGGCCTCCGGTCGCGGCCACGCTCGCGGGGGCGCCCATCTCCTGGCGCATGCGTTCGACCATGCCGTCGACCAGTCCCGCCCAGCCGTACACGACACCAGACTGGATGTTGCTCGTGGTGTCCCGCCCGATTGCCTGGGGTGGGCAGACCAGCTCCACGCGGGCCAGGCGGGCCGCCCGGCTCAGCATCGCCTCGACGGAGATCCCCAGCCCGGGGGCGATTGCCCCTCCGATGAATTCGCCGGCGGCATTGACGCAGCTGAACGTCGTCGCCGTGCCGAAGTCCACGACGATCAGCGGGGTGCCGTACAGCGCGGTGCCCCCGACCGCCGCCAGGATCCGGTCCGGCCCGACCTCGCGGGGGACGGGCACGGCCAGCGGCATGCTCGTGTTGACGCCGGGCTCGACGAAGAAGGGCGTGCGCCCGAAGTACTTCTCGGCCATCCACTCCAGCGTCTGCTGGACCGGGGGCA
This DNA window, taken from Candidatus Methylomirabilota bacterium, encodes the following:
- the guaA gene encoding glutamine-hydrolyzing GMP synthase, whose product is METGDKIAVLDFGAQYSQLIARRIRELGVYSEVVPCSQPLAEIRAAGYRGLILSGGPSSVYEEGAPLPERGLFDLGVPVLGICYGMQAMGYLLGGHVVPAERREYGAAEVRLTGRSRLLEGVEPERDGRLSVWMSHGDTVLKPPKGFSPLGATANCPVAAMADEERSLYAVQFHPEVAHTPQGRKILENFLEVCGVKRAWSMASFIDSAVEDIRGKVGQDRVLCALSGGVDSAVVAVLVHRAVGEQLTCMFVDNGLLRKGEASAVVHTFRDTFKIPLVHVDAAQRFLDVLRGVSDPEIKRKRIGAEFIAVFEDEARRLGHIPWLAQGTLYPDVIESVSFKGPSATIKTHHNVGGLPTRMQFRLLEPLRELFKDEVRRVGELLGLPAEIVWRQPFPGPGLAIRLLGDVTPERLALLREADAIVQEEVRRAGLERELWQAFAVLLPVRTVGVMGDFRTYAQVIALRAVMSQDAMTADWARLPYDLLGRISSRITNEVKGVNRVVFDISSKPPSTIEWE
- a CDS encoding type III pantothenate kinase, which translates into the protein MLLVADVGNTNTTIGVFDGSHLRVSWRLTSRREQTADEYGVFIEMLLRTRGIATQDITAIAISNVVPPVQQTLEWMAEKYFGRTPFFVEPGVNTSMPLAVPVPREVGPDRILAAVGGTALYGTPLIVVDFGTATTFSCVNAAGEFIGGAIAPGLGISVEAMLSRAARLARVELVCPPQAIGRDTTSNIQSGVVYGWAGLVDGMVERMRQEMGAPASVAATGGLVSLISGVSRSIQHVNADLKLEGLRLLWERAGGVH
- a CDS encoding GuaB3 family IMP dehydrogenase-related protein, whose product is MGMWVGRGRKARVAYGFDDIALVPGTLTVNPNEVDISWELCGRRFELPIIAAAMDGVVGPELAIEMGRLGGLAVLNLEGIFSRYDNPEDVIARIVSASQEEATRIIQSIYSEPIKDELIHRRIQEIKKGGSAVAVSSIPQRAERFAQIAQEAGADIFVVQSTVTTARHFATEYTPVDFRQLKRQLAIPLVIGNCVTYEACLELMECGADALLIGVGPGAACTSREVLGLGVPQVTATADSAAARDFHYKQTGRYVPIFTDGGMTTGGDVCKAFAAGADAVMIGSAFARAVEAPGRGYHWGMATPHLNLPRGTRIRVGVAGPLEQILFGPAFTEDGTLNLVGAIRTCMGSVGARNIRELQQTELIIAPAIKTEGKVFQQAQKVGRAR